Part of the Pseudomonas baltica genome is shown below.
CGTCGAATAGCCTTAGTACCGCTTCTGCCATAAAACTATCTAGTTTGTATCTGCTCTCGCAGTATGCTTGTCCAGAATTCTGTGGCATGGAACCAAATTTGTGCATGCGTTTGCAAGCGTCCTCAAACTGTTGTCGCGCATTCTGAAGTCACCCATTTTTTTTTGCATTGCTCACAATCCAACGGAGGACTATCTCTAGGGCTTGTTGCTGTAGCAAGTGTGCTTTATCTTTGGTGTATTTGGCTTTGGAAGATTTCGTTTCTCCGGACAATTCCCTGGTCTCTGAAATTTCAAATGATTCTGGTTCAGAAATTAATGTCATAAATATCGGTCCGAGTGCCGCTGGAGTAGCATTCACGAACCATTCCTCAAGTTCCGCCGGTTTGCTATACGTCATAATAGTATGCGCAATAGCCCCCCACGCCCGGCACTTGTCAACGCCTCATACAAGTTCATAATGGCATCAACACCCATCAAATACATCATATTCACATCCTACCCGACAGCCCCCAGCAAGTTCAATCTGGACGCCAGATCCGCCGCTTCCTCCGACATCCAAGTAACCCGCTGCCCCTCATTCTTGTGCAACTCGCCAGGCCGCCGGAGACGGAAAACGAAGGACCTGCGCCTTTGAACTCGTGATGGATGCTGTCTTGAGGCGGCGTGAGGCAACGCACGAACTGTGCCTGGGGGCTTTTATCGAATAGCCGCACGTCGCCGCGGATGCTTTCCTTGAACACGACCTGCTTCAAGCGCTCGCCCCATTCGAGGCGGTCACTGGCGCTCTGCAGTTTGACCACCTTGCAGCCCTTGCTCTGCAGGAAGGTGTGGAATTTCTCGATGTCGAACCACCCGTCATGATCGAACCAATCTATTCGCCCTGTCGAACCTGTGGATGGCTCGAAAACGACTGATGGGTATGGGTGAGTCGCGCCTAACACGAGAACCGGGCGAAAAACGCTCCCGCCGGAGACTGCATTAGGGCGTTTTTAGGGAATAGCGCCGTGCGCTTCGCTAATCACGGTTTGCCATCGCCGCGCGACAAGTTAATCGGCGCATCTCTGACGCGCTTCGGCTTCCCCATAATAATTCAGTACCCTAGTTTTTCAGGAAAAAAAGACAGTGGAGGGTGGGATGATTTCCAGTTTTTCGCCATTTCGTCACCTTTGACTATTTGGTCTTCTGTCATTTGAGATAAAATTTCTGGTAGAGTTCTGTCGACATAAGTCTGAACATCTCCTCCACCATTAAGCTCCTTTAATAGGGATATAAGTGCGTATCCTTTTACTATGTCTTTGTCGATCCCGACTGTCTTCGGCTCAACTGCTAAGAAGTATCCATAATTGAATACGGCTTCTTCATAGCCAGTTTCTGCAGCTTTTTCTAGCCAATGTCCTGCTTCTACTAATGAGTTCTGAGCCCTCAGTTCGGCGAAATAGCTCATCATAGCCTTAGGATTGCCATTTTCGGCAGAAGACTTTAGCAGTGCGTTGATAGTTTTTTTTCGGCTGCCGGGTATGATGAAGTAGCCGTTACCGTCCTCGTAATAATTAGCTAGAATCCTCTGGGCGGGGGCGTAGTTTACTGCGGCTGCCTTTTCAAGCCACTCCAGCTTTCCCGTCGCGTAGTACAGCATTTCCATTGCCTCCCCGTTGCCCTGCAAAGCAAACGGAGTTGCTGTACTAATTAGTTTATTCAACCAGTCTCTAGGTGTTTTGCTACCACTTTCACATTTCGTCATTGCTTTACAAAGATTATCACCTCGTGCTAGTTGGAACATGGCATAAAAATTTCCTTGGTTTGCAGACTTCTCATACCATTCGTAGGCTTCGGGGGTTATGTACTGCTTGCTGTTTTTGATTTCGTTCGCAAGGTAGTATTGTGCCTCGCTGTCGCCAGCAGTTGCTGCAATTCGTAGCTCCGGCTCGGCTACTTTGTATTGGTTGTATAACTCTATGCCTTTGTCTTTTGCTGCGGCTTGATCACTTGTGAGATTTGCGAAGATATTCCCGCTGGAAGTTAGTAGGATGGCTAAGGATACTACTTTCGTAATTTGCATTTGTATATTTCCTGATAGGCTATTCTTTGTAAGTAGTCAAGGTGCCTCGGTAGAATGTATCGTATGATTTTATGGTCGAGCAGTGGGTGTCTAGATTTCCGCCCAGTACTTTTGAGTTTTTAAAATACTCTCTTCTCATGCTGTCGTTGTTTATGCTGTTTAGTCTTAAAACTGCTTCCTTCATAAAGCTGTCCATTTTATAGCGCGATTGACAGTATGCTTGTCCCGATCCCTCAGGTAGCGTTCCAAATGTATTCATGCGTTTACAAGCATCTTCGAATTGCCGCTGTGCTTCAGGTAAACCGCCTGTTCTTCTTGCATTGTTCATGATCCAGCGGATGATTAATTCTATTGACTGTTGTTGTAGTAGGTAGGCTTCCGCCTTCGAGTAACTGGTAATTTTGGGCGCGATTGTTGCGTCTATACCATCGCGAGGTTCGGAAACCTCAAATGCCTTCGGTTCAGATGTTAGGGTCATAAACATCGGGCCAAGTGCTGCAGGCGTTGCATTAACAAACCATTCCTCCAGCTCCGCCGGCTTGTTATACGTCATAATCGTATGGGCAATCGCCCCCCCACGCCCGCCACTCGTCAACGCCTCATACAAACTCATCACCGCATCAACACCCATCAAATACATCATATCCACATCCAACCCGACAGCCCCCAGCAAGTTCAACCTGGACGCCAGATCCGCCGCTTCCTCCGACATCCAAGTAACCCGCTGCCCCTCATTCTTGTGCAACTCCCGCCGGAACAGGTTGATGAGGTCCACCACCGCCTCATAACCCACCTCAAACGCAAAGCTGCCCGTGGCCCCAGGCCCGAGCACTACCGCAGCTTTCATGTTGAGGATGAACTTGCCCTTGTCCACGGATACTTGCGCATCCGCTTTTATCCCCGCGCCGAAAGCGCCGCCTATGCTGCCGCTCAGTTTGGCCAGGGTCAACCAAGGGCTCTCGCTTTTGGCCTCCGCACTGTTGCTGATGCCGAGGGTTGGAGCGGCCTTCAAGGCCGCCAGGTCCTTGGGCGGAGCCCAGTTCATGGCGCCGGTCAGTTCGATACCCGCCTGCATGCCAGCGAACAAGTTGAAGCTGGCCTTGGCGCCTTGATCGATCTGGACATTGGCGGCGTAGCCTTTGAGCTTTGTTTCAGAGGTATTGTTGGACACCGCCGTGGCGGCTTTCGATTCGTGCTTCAGGGGATCGCTGGGAAGGGTAGGGCCAGCCTCCTTTTTGCTTTTCTCCTCGGCCTCATAAGCGCTGCGTTCCTGCTTGGCGGCGTCATCTTCGCGTTGGGCCGGTTTGATCGGGTCCAGGTTGACCCCGTACTTGACGTTGTCGCGGCCGATCCCGATGCTGCCCGCCAACATCAGCGAGGCGCCGGCGTAACCCCAGGCACGTGCGCCAAAGTGCATGGAGAACCGGCCCAAACTCATTGTTTTTGGCGTCCGTGCGTCGCCCACGTAATAGGTGATGCTTACGTCCTTGGCCTTGTTGCGGTCTGGCAGATCGACTTTCAACAACTCGACCTCGCCACGAGCCAGATCGATGCTCAGCGCCACATTGCCGGACATCGCGAGGCCGTCGGAGACGGAAAACGAAGGACCTTTGCCTTTGAACTCGTGATGGATGCTGTCTTGAGGCGGCGTGAGGCACCGTACGAACTGTGCCTGGGGGCTTTTATCGAATAGCCGCACGTCGCTGCGGATGCTTTCCTTGAACACGACCTGCTTCAAGCGCTCGCCCCATTCGAGGCGGTCACTGGCGCTCTGCAGTTTGACCACCTTGCAGCCCTTGCTCTGCAGGAAGGTGTGGAATTTCTCGATGTCGAACCACCCGTCATGATCGAACCAGTCGCCGGCCTGGTCGTCGATGCGCATGGCGCCGTGGCTGGTGAGCCATTGGCCAAAGACGCTGAGTGCGGCGTCCTTGGAGGCGCCACCATCGCCATTGGTGGGCAGGGTCTTGAAGGCTTCGGGGACTTTTTTGCCGGCTTTTTTCAAGTCGCTGGCGATGATGCTCTTGGCGTCTCGCAGGTTGAGAATGCTCAACCAGCTAAGCGTTTTTTTCTTGGCGCCCAAGGTGCTGACTTCGCGCAGCGGGAAGCCGGCCTTGACCAAGCGGTCGGCGGGTTGTGGCTGAAACTGTTCGGGGTCCCACAACAGGTGACGACGTACCGGCGCGGCGGCGATGTTCTGTTCGGCTTTTTCCTTGAGTGCCTGCTTGATGGCTTGCAGGCGCTCCCATTCGGCGCGTTCTGCCGCAACCAGTCCGGCGGGCGCCTGGGCATTCTGGCCGCTGGCCTCGATCCAGCTTTTGTACTTGGCGCGCAAGCGCTCGTTGACCTCCAACTGGGATTTTTCAGTGGCCAGGTAGCTATTGAACTGTTGGATACCGCTGGCCAGATCGCCGTCGATCAGTGCGTACTCCGGCACAGCAATGCCGTACTCGGCGACCTTGATGATGGCATCTGTATAGGCAGCGTAGTTGAATTTGCCAGCCTGTTCAGCCTTCCACGCTCCGTAGTTGGACATGGCCGCGTTACAAGTCGACATGCAGTTGCGCAGGTCTTCGTAGCGCTTTTTGTCTTCGGCCAACAGGGACGCGATTTCGTCAGCGCTATAGGTTTTGCCGCTCTTGAGCAGTGGTTTGCGCTTTTCGAGATAGGTCTGGACGCGCTTGCGTGCTTCCATGGCTTGGGGCGTAAACAGGCTGCCGTTCTCGTAGGTATAGCCTTCGGTCCTGGCTTTGGCGACCGCGATGTCCTTGAGTGCTTTCCACTCGTTGTAGATCGCGTTCATCGAGATCGTCTGGTTACGCTGATCCTCGCGCAGGTCCTGTTCTTGGCTGTATTGCTTCATCCGCTCGATAGACAGTTCTTTTCCTGTCTTGGCTTCGGCTGTGGCTTTGGGAAGCGCTTCTTTCTCAGCCTCGGCCTTGGCGTACTTGGCGGTCAAGACGGCCGGCGTACCCAGAGCGATATCAGGCACCTCGGCCTCGATCTCTTGCATTCGGGCCTTGTTCGTACCTTCGAGGAAGTTACTGAGCTTGGGCTCGAGGAAATACTCCAGCAGGCCGCTGTCATCCAGCCCTTTCAGTCTTTCGTCCTGGGACTTGCTGGGCGCGATCTGTTTTTCCAAGATGTAGATGGCTTCGTTCATGGATTCTGCCGCCCGCCTGGGCAGCAACCAGAACTCCTGTTCTTCCGTGGCGTAGATGACGGTTTCGTAGGTCTGGGAGCAGGGCGGCGCCTTTGGCTCGAAAGAAACGGTACAGGTTTCGGAAAGGTCTTTGCCCGGCCCTAACGAAAGGACATTCGCTGGGAGGTCAGTGCTGGTGGCAGGCGCTTTGGCAGTTTCCATGGTGCTTCCATTCATAGTGTTGTTTTCTTGTTATCGACCGTGAGCAGCGTCCATTTCAGCAGTTGCTCTACGTTGATCAAGGCGTCGTTCGTGGTGTGCAATATGGCCATGATCTGAGGCTGGCTTTCGAAAGGTGCTGTGGCCGTAAGTTGGCCCATCTCGAGCAGGTGCGTACCTTTGATGATCCCGGCGTCAGCCAGCAGAGCAAGGGGGGCGATGATCAAATGGGACCCGCACTTTAGCGGGGTTGTCATAGGCTGAAAAGTGCTCATCTAGCCAGTACAGTCAATGCCTGGGCTGGACGGGGTTGTCCAGGTGCGTTCGAGCAATCAATTGTCGTGCCAACTAATATTTGGCCATTTAAATCAATGGTTTGAATATCTATATTGGAATTATTGGTGATTTTTTGATCTATTGATTCTGGAAAGTGCGCAACTTCTTGCACACCACTGTGCAAGAAGTTGCCATGTGGCGCGAGGTCCCGGACTACGGGGTTTGTAGAGGATTTAGAGTGCTTTTCGGGATTTTAGGTGGCAAGAAGTTGCGCATCATGGCGCATGGCTATTGGTCCCTATTTTGGATAGCTCGAGATCGGCAGAGCGCACATGGATGATATGGACGCAAGCGATAAATTGAGGGATCAGTCCCCCGGCAGTGATGTACGGCCACTTGCCGCGGCCGTACATGAAGAGCTGCTTCGAGCCCGCGTCTCACTCCCCCAACAACAACACCGTCCTGGCATCCGCCTCCCCGCCGAAGAACCACTCGAGCGCCTCTTGGAACACCGCATCGTCCGGCGCGATAGCAGCAAACAACGTCAGACAAGAACGCAGCTTCAGATCATCAGGATGCCCGAGAATGTCCAAGGCGCTCTTGTCGCGGTGCTGCAGCAAGGTCGTGACGCTTTCCAGCAGCCGCGGCCCCAACACCGGGTGCTGTAGATAGCCCTGCGCTTCAGCGGCACCCGACAGCCCAAAGCGTTCGGCCATCTCGCTGCGCCCCAGCCCGCGCAGTTGCGGGAACACGAACCAGATCCAGTGAGTGGTCTTGCGGCCTGCCCGCAGCTCGTGCAGAGCGCGGTCGAACACCGGCAGTTGGGCCTCGACGAAACGATGCAGATCAAAGGTATCACTCATGAATTCACTCCCTTGGCGGGTCACAGGCGCACGCTTATCTGCCCCGAACCCTTTCGACAGAGGGTGCAACTCTGCAGTTTCATCGAAAGCACGTGGATCTGGGCCAGACTATGAATATCGTGCAACTGCCGGACATGGGCGGCGTGTCCCGAAATGCCCCGCCGTTGACGGTCCGCCCGGAGGAGATCGGCCTCGGCCTGGAGCTCCTAGGCAAGGCGCTGGCAACGGTGATAGAGCGCGCTTCAACCATCGCGCTTGAAGAGTTCAAGGATCACCCCGCGCAACCAGCGATTGCCGCTGTCCAGGTGATAGCGCGCATGCCAATGCTGCTTCACTGAAAACGCCTCGATCGGCACCGGGCAGTCGTGCACGGTCAACTGATGCATGCGGGCCAGGGTTTCGCCGATATGGCGGGGCAGGGTGGCGATCAGGTCGGTGGTGCCGATGATGGCGCCCAGGCCTAGAAACCCTGGCAGTTCAAGGATGATTCGGCGCTCGATGGCCTGGCGGGTCATGGCCGCTTCCAGGAGCTTCTGCCCTGTGCCGGCGGTGATCAGCACATGCCCCTCGGTACAGTAGCGTTCCAGGCTCAACGGGCCGGCGATCCGCGGGTGGTCGAGGCTGCTCAGGCACACCCAGTCCTG
Proteins encoded:
- a CDS encoding DUF1810 domain-containing protein codes for the protein MSDTFDLHRFVEAQLPVFDRALHELRAGRKTTHWIWFVFPQLRGLGRSEMAERFGLSGAAEAQGYLQHPVLGPRLLESVTTLLQHRDKSALDILGHPDDLKLRSCLTLFAAIAPDDAVFQEALEWFFGGEADARTVLLLGE
- a CDS encoding peptidoglycan-binding protein LysM, encoding METAKAPATSTDLPANVLSLGPGKDLSETCTVSFEPKAPPCSQTYETVIYATEEQEFWLLPRRAAESMNEAIYILEKQIAPSKSQDERLKGLDDSGLLEYFLEPKLSNFLEGTNKARMQEIEAEVPDIALGTPAVLTAKYAKAEAEKEALPKATAEAKTGKELSIERMKQYSQEQDLREDQRNQTISMNAIYNEWKALKDIAVAKARTEGYTYENGSLFTPQAMEARKRVQTYLEKRKPLLKSGKTYSADEIASLLAEDKKRYEDLRNCMSTCNAAMSNYGAWKAEQAGKFNYAAYTDAIIKVAEYGIAVPEYALIDGDLASGIQQFNSYLATEKSQLEVNERLRAKYKSWIEASGQNAQAPAGLVAAERAEWERLQAIKQALKEKAEQNIAAAPVRRHLLWDPEQFQPQPADRLVKAGFPLREVSTLGAKKKTLSWLSILNLRDAKSIIASDLKKAGKKVPEAFKTLPTNGDGGASKDAALSVFGQWLTSHGAMRIDDQAGDWFDHDGWFDIEKFHTFLQSKGCKVVKLQSASDRLEWGERLKQVVFKESIRSDVRLFDKSPQAQFVRCLTPPQDSIHHEFKGKGPSFSVSDGLAMSGNVALSIDLARGEVELLKVDLPDRNKAKDVSITYYVGDARTPKTMSLGRFSMHFGARAWGYAGASLMLAGSIGIGRDNVKYGVNLDPIKPAQREDDAAKQERSAYEAEEKSKKEAGPTLPSDPLKHESKAATAVSNNTSETKLKGYAANVQIDQGAKASFNLFAGMQAGIELTGAMNWAPPKDLAALKAAPTLGISNSAEAKSESPWLTLAKLSGSIGGAFGAGIKADAQVSVDKGKFILNMKAAVVLGPGATGSFAFEVGYEAVVDLINLFRRELHKNEGQRVTWMSEEAADLASRLNLLGAVGLDVDMMYLMGVDAVMSLYEALTSGGRGGAIAHTIMTYNKPAELEEWFVNATPAALGPMFMTLTSEPKAFEVSEPRDGIDATIAPKITSYSKAEAYLLQQQSIELIIRWIMNNARRTGGLPEAQRQFEDACKRMNTFGTLPEGSGQAYCQSRYKMDSFMKEAVLRLNSINNDSMRREYFKNSKVLGGNLDTHCSTIKSYDTFYRGTLTTYKE
- a CDS encoding sel1 repeat family protein translates to MQITKVVSLAILLTSSGNIFANLTSDQAAAKDKGIELYNQYKVAEPELRIAATAGDSEAQYYLANEIKNSKQYITPEAYEWYEKSANQGNFYAMFQLARGDNLCKAMTKCESGSKTPRDWLNKLISTATPFALQGNGEAMEMLYYATGKLEWLEKAAAVNYAPAQRILANYYEDGNGYFIIPGSRKKTINALLKSSAENGNPKAMMSYFAELRAQNSLVEAGHWLEKAAETGYEEAVFNYGYFLAVEPKTVGIDKDIVKGYALISLLKELNGGGDVQTYVDRTLPEILSQMTEDQIVKGDEMAKNWKSSHPPLSFFPEKLGY